The DNA region ttttcgttttcgtcgtcttcgtctttatcgtcgtcgtcgtcgttgtcgtcgtccttgtcgttgtgatttcttctttctttattatctagtttcaaaatgtaaatattaaatgcaaAAATTCTTACAATCGTTATGATTAATCCAAATACGATACAATCtgtatttacattttctccttcattttatttcttttttttttcaactcctacttcttttttttttttctttttatctttttaataagataCTCAAAGGAATTCATCCGgtcttattgaaaaatattaatcgtgaAATACtttcatgattattatcgatccaaaaattatattgtaaaattattctattttttatatatatacatatatatatatatatatatatatgtattaaagaatgatcgaattttatcggaaaaaataaaatttatttatcttgaaaCTGGGAagcattgaaataaaatattcaaaatggtCCACGTAAAGTGTTGcaaattgttttcatttatcataCATTCTTACATCCATAcgtaaaataagagaaagagaaagagaaagagagagagagagagagagagagagagagagagagagagagagaaccagttccatatagataaatatatgaaagtttTGCAATAGCataattagtaaaaaaaaaaaagatttcgttgtccttttctttatttatttattttttaataaaatcaaatacaatctttttatatgttttagtaaaaataattgataacaCTTTATACTGGAAGATATactgtaaaattatatataaattatataaatttacaaaacgTTCTCTTATTAgacattcctttttttttctctcgatttcattttatcatttatttcctaTATCTCgagttaatgaaaataatatatacgtatatttttatatactaaatatacaaactatttatatataatatactgaCTCAgttcgatcgaaattaattaagataaaatcgACTTTCAGCATTTGGAATCATCTAGTACAGATAACCAAAGATGGCAACAAGACAGTCATCATCACGACTCATTATATCGAAGAGGCTCGACAAGCTCATAcggtaagaaaaagagagggagggggagggggagggaatcTTAAATATACCTTCTAAATTTCCTTTctaaatcttatataaaatttatgaatatttaatgaacatcgtaaatttattatctattcaattattttgattcaaattttttaacttaAAACTTATTATGTAGTATTTAGTTTTATtactatatgtaatatttagatttatataatgtgTCTCTCAGTTTTTAAAacaaacaataacaacaataactatGTTCCCATGTGgagaggaataagaaaaaataaatgttatatgaaCATGAGTTCATATCTAATGATCTAacgattatttttgataaaatcaattttaatatataaaaaaaaaaaataatccatttgtataatttaaatattatgaaataggAACGGAAGGcggatgaaaaaatataaaaaagtaaattttgatttgtgtatatatatatatatatatatatgtatttgatattatttgtttatttttttctttttttctttgaaacattgattagaaatttgaaatattgattagaaatttgaaatatttattatcaacaaaTTGACTTTTGCCAggttttttaaattattaagaacTCGAGTCtgagatataaagaaaaatttttttatcattttgcaCTTTAAcgtgtttttattaatatgaatagATTATCATTCAGTAGCTTTgctttaaatatttccattgaacaattaaaaagcaaaaaaaaaaagtaacgcacttaagtaattaaattctatttaataagaatgctaaataattttcgaactaatttaaatatcatttagtTCAATAAGGATCAcaatatacacaaacatatataatttaataattcataatacatacataacaaaTTTCGAATCATAcgagtataaataattatatatgtatatatgtacatattcatgtatatattcatagtTCACAAATTATTACACAATATTGTTTACGATCACTTCAAGAAAACCATTACCTTGAATatcgaagataattttttcattaaaagtaATGAACCATGTGGCGATCTAATAAGATAGTATGATAtgcaatataataacataGTTATACAATTGACATTTAATTAGTTTCATATActatacacgcacatacacacacatacacataaaataaatatatataatatatatatatatatatatttatttattttatatatatatatatatatatatatttatatatatggtatgattactctataattataatgtatatactataattatattagtgaaaggtcaaataaatattgatcaaCTTCGTCGAAAcgaaggaaatttttttttcttcttagaaattattataattggatCGGTTCTTcacgaaataacaaaaaaaaaaaagtaagataaggaaaagagtaaaaaaaaatttatcactcTGATCAATTATAATTCGATGCTCGTTTAACTAATGTAGTAagggtaaataaaaaataaaaaaaaaacaaagttatACTAATCGATCAGTTTTCTTGTTCAGATAACCCTTGTACctatatacgataaatatgggtagaatttttctcgatattatttcatccCGCACGGAACGcacgaattatatatttttatattgtaattagaTAGATGCATTggatagattaaaaattttttaatacatatataagtacatacatatatatgtatttcatatatgtatttacgtagaTATGCCAGAGACTTATGTAGGATAATGCAATTATTGCCTCATTCGTTTTGCATTCCAACATCATGAAGGACTAAggagaaggggggggggaggtggAATGTTAGGGACATAAAAAGAaccgaaaaaaataaatagtatttgtcgaacaaaatgaattcgaaaaaaagaaaaagtataaaatctttttaataataaatttatgttttcttttctttttttttttggattctTCTTCAAAGTTAAAGTCTTATcttttttgctatttttttttttttttctttttttctatctcatttcAGATCGGATTAATGAGAAGTGGACGTTTATTAGCCGAGGAATCACCACGGGCACTTCTGACGATGTACAATTGTACATCGCTCGAGGATGTTTTTTTAAAACTATCCAGGAGACAAGGTCAATACGCCCAACCAACAAcggaattaaatatttcgaacaaTATTAGTTTGGTAAGTACATAACAATCgtatataatgttaattaattaattaattgattggatattctatattaatggtatacgatcgattattcaattatttatttatttatttatttatttatttttacaatatcaatttgatgaaaagaataaaaacaaaaggacatgacaattatttctatttatattcattgtttatttcgagatttcgttttttattttctctctttttaaacttagtaataaataaacgaatataaaagaacattatttattacgataataaaaaatatattattattaaatataaatgatgaataatcaataaaaaaaaaaaaaaaaaaaaaaagaaaaaaaaattttgtcaattttttcctcattttctcAGGCTTCTTTAAATTGGGGAAAGAAGGATGAACCAGTTTATGTCACCGAAGAATCTGGTGTGGTTGGTTTGAATTTCTATCAAAGCAAAGAAGTTCTCATTCATGATTCGACGAATGGAGTTGGCAATCATTATGACGTAAGAagttataagaattttttctttttcttttataatttaacagatgatattgaagaaaaaaaaaaaaaagaaagaaagaaagaaaaaaagaagagaaacaagaaagacgAATTGTCCTAACTTTCACTTCGTCCACAATAATGTGTATAGAAGGATGTCCTTAAAAGATTCGACCCACATTTCGAAAGCGATCCATATTTCGAAAGGATCTCATAACTTTTTCAATGGTAACCAATGATTACCTCAATCAATTTAAGACGTAAATTTAAATACGATGATATTTATTACCCATATAATCTTTAAAGcggtcgttattattattaaattaaaaaaaaaaggtaaatcttttttttttttttttttttattctcattaaaaAGTTGTTCTATGTGATCCTTTCGTTATGCGTCTGAAGCATGAATCAAATCTTTTttgagattctctctctctctctttctctctctctctctctctctctctctgcgcgtgtatatatgtattttatattaatataaaacattattgaTTTTGATAGCTCACGAACAAATCATTACACGGAAGTAAAGCAGACTCAACGCTGGAATGTAGTAATTTTACAGATTGTTACAATATTACTAGCGTAGGAAAAATAAGGGCCCTCTTGCAAAAGAATTTCTTACGTATGTGGAGAAATATCGGGTAAGTACGAAAGCCATATCGATTGTtccatgaatatatatatatatataatttttatatatatatataaataaaaaaaatataaaaatgatatgcataaaagagaaaaacaaaaaaagaaaagaaaaaagagaattctcTGTCAGAagtgaataaacaaaaaataaataaataaaaataatgaaatatccgtttttattttttttattttctttttataatttcttttttataatttatttttgttttgtcctttttttttttttttttttttttttttactattcagTGTTATGTTGTTCATCTTCGCATTGCCAGTCATGCAAGTGATACTTTTCTGTTTGGCAATTGGAAGGGATCCAATAGGTTTAAAATTGGCTATAGTTAACCACGAagtttttttcgaaaatatgaCATGCCCTGTCTCGGAAGGCTGTGATTTCTCTTTACTGAGTTGTCGATATCTCAAATTTCTCAATAACGATACAATTATAAAGGTaaggatttttattttaacaatactGATTAACACAAACGtcgatatatagaaaatttctatccATTCTTGGATTATGgattagtataatatttaaggtCACCGATttcaaaaatgttaaaagtttttttttaatatatagtcATAATTTTGAACGTGTTACTTCAAAAAGTGTCCCATAAATTCAGTTACATTTATTTGAtcatcaattatattaataaatatgacaaAACACATATTGTAAATCagtataatatgaatattttaatttaaataaatattacataaattgaTTTTTGCAATCAGTAACTTTCGATCGTATGggatcgtatttttttttcttcctttttcttgggCTCTATAATAAGtgattaacataaaaaaataaagagacaaaaaaatgaataatgtaatttttaatatactttgtaaatttatttgacaAAGAATTATTATCCGGATCCTGAGGCAGCACAAGACGCTGTACGAAAAGGTGAGGCATGGGGGATGCTATATTTCACAGAAAATTTCACGGATGCTTTAGTCGCACGAATGGTACTTGGAAGGGATGCTGATGATGAAACTCTCGATCAAAGTGAGATCAGAGTTTGGTTAGATATGTCCAGTAAgttttcaattatatcaataatatcgttatcaatgGTTTAACTCTTTGGGATTAGATGAATTAAAAACTATTCCCACCTTTTGCTTTGCTTTTTATGCTCAAAAAGTTGAAATTATTCATAGTCATTACAGTTCATTAATacagtattatttaattttttttcttttttttttttttttgaagtttaattttattttttttatttttctttttttttgtgcaaCTTgggttttcattttctttaaaatcgtaTGCCTCAAAGAGTTAAATTAATTCACCTGAACAATGTTAATTATTGTACAAGTTAACtttcatatatgtaaataattggataggaagaaagagggtAAAAAACCATGAACGTGTTCtctcaattattattgttcaatatttcatttctaattctcaaataataatccacgcattatttacaaaattctcTTGCAGATCAACAAGTTGGCCTAATGTTGATGAGGGATCTACAATATTCATATCGGGATTTCGCCAAAGATCTATTGATAGCGtgcaaagaaaattcaaagttGGCTGACGTTCCGATTCAATTCAAGGATCCGATCTATGGATCGAACGAGCCAAGTTTCACGGATTTCGTTGCACCCGGTGTTATACTAACGtgagttaaaatatttttaagtaaatattatctttttctattgttgttgttgttgttgttgtctttttttttcctttctttatttaattctttttctttcgtttaattttgcaattataaaaaaaaaaaaaagaacccgAAGACATATAGACGTCCGTTTATTACACACGTTGTAACATcttgtacttatatatataaaaaaaaaaaaaaaaaatctattattactattattactatcactggactttttttttattcttgaatgaaatatgatttatttgtcGAAAAATAGCATCGTGTTTTTCCTGGCGGTTGCTTTAACCTCATCTGCATTGATCATCGAGAGAATGGAAGGATTGTTGGATAGAAGTTGGGTAGCAGGAGTAACACCCGGTGAAATACTTTTCTCCCACGTGGTAACCCAATTTGTCGTTATGTGCGGTCAAACGGCATTGGTATTAATATTCATGATATTAGTTTTCCGAGTCGAATGCAAAGGTGAAATAGGATGGGTGATTATATTGACGATACTTCAAGGTCTCTGTGGCATGTGCTTCggtaagataaattttattaatttctttgatatttttttttttttttaagaaaaacaaattttaataaatacatgaaACAAATCTCAACATCTTAATagaacttattttttttagaattttctttttatttatatataaattggaaTATCGATTTACGAttcaattttacaaaaaagaaaaaaaaaaaaaaaaaagagaaaagaaatcttgCACTATACATATTAATTCATAGATACTTCGCAAAtacgtaatttttaatatttttttttttttttgtcaaatacgaaaagacagagaaaaaattcttaacaTTTATTCCCTTCTCAAATGATTTACAGAAATCATACAGTCAGTCGTGATTAtcagcatatatataaatttacgtaGATTTCGCATTCATTGCGGATTAACAAATCCATTTAATGTTTGCTTGCTAACTCGCTATTTCTTAATTCGGACGAGCTCATAAAACTATCCCATTAGAAATGTTTTTCAATGCTTTCTGACGTGTAATACGCCATAATTACGCAATACATTCACACAGGATGCAGGTTCCATTACGCAAAAACTAGATCTGATAGGCGAAACATTGtacacgcatatatgtatctatatatgcatatatatatatatatatgcatatatatatatatatatatatatatatatatatatctaggcGAGAAATCTTCCTTGCGTAAAAGCTACCTTAAATTATACAAGCTCTCTAATTAAGGATTTACACGTAACAATAACATAATATAGCTCGCTCGAAAACACATAGTTAACCTGATTAAGTTAACCCTCTATAATATTGCATAACTTTGAAGTCACATAcataactatgtatatatatatatatatgtgtatatatatatatatatgtgtatgtatgctatattatattacctctatttttttcaatcttatttcattttgtcattataataattatttgtcactttattaatttgtcgtatatgaattttttaatattttcttttttctttttttcaattaaaaaagattataaaacaaataagtaaataaataaataaataaataaataataaaaaaaaaatctttcatgCTTTCAAAAATCAATCAATAGTCATAGATCAATGtattaatcttctttcttattttaataggaTTCGTAATTTCGGCAATTTGCGAGCTCGAAAGAAACGCCATCCAATTGGCCCTGGGTAGTTTCTATCCCACACTTCTTCTCAGTGGTATGTAATTGTTTTAAGAAACTttgttttttgaaaaaatcaattctcattaaaatctatcttaattgatataaatattttatttgatctcagacgtttattttcaattcttttcataaaaaaaaaaaaattataaaatatatataattacttctctttttctctctctctctcttcctctccctttgtgtgtgtatgtttatgtatgtttacatacatacatacgtatgtataatcgTGGATAGTATGTAATACtggattattaatattgtcaattgatttattttttaattattaatttcaggTGTGATATGGCCCATAGAGGGTATGCCAACAGTTTTACGATATGTCTCGCAAGGTTTACCCTTGACGATGGCAACTACGGCACTTCGTTCTATGCTGACTCGTGGTTGGAGTATATCAGAGCCAGATGTGTACAATGGTTTTATATCTACTATCATTTGGATCGTAGTGTTCCTCACAATAAGCATGTTGGTCCTTAAGTTCAAgcataaatagaaagaaagaaagaaagagagagagagagagagagagagagagagagaacggttACGTTATAATGATAGAACAAATTTTAGGATAAGAGTGAAAGGTGGAGGGGGACAAGgttgaagagaaagatgaaaaaatattttttattgtaaattaaaaattaacttcGTTCATATTCTTGTAACTGTATCGAGGCGATTAAGAATGagggaaaatgaagaaaagtaatagggaagatcgaagaaaaaacaaatgatagTATGAAtgataaagttttttttttctattttctctctttctctctctctctctgtctctttctgttcccccccccctctctctctttccttctccctctccgaCTCTTTCGTAAATCATCACTCCGAAATGTGATGATTAATgcgcatatgtgtatatatgtgttgcCAAAATGATTTTAAGTTTGATATGAttgcgtgtatgtatgcgtgtgtgtctgtgtgtactcttaaataataaaaaaaacgtgtacgtgtacgtgtgcGTACGTCTGTGCATGTGTCTACTCTTGTGTGCgtgtatttgtattatttttggaTAAATTCACTTagggatttattttttacttattaacgtttctacatattatatatatatatgtgtgtgtgtatgtgtgtatatgtacgtttgtatgcttatatatatatttcttttttcaatttgtttttagTCATATCTTATATACATTCTCAGAGTATAATTAATGCATCTACGTTTACGGATGCCCCGGTAAACTTGTTCgcaagaatagaagaaaaatagattataagtaaaacggaaaaaaaaaaaaacaaaccaaaaaagaacaaaaaaagaagacaagaacAAAAATTTAGTTGAATATGTTGATCatagagattattattattattattattattattattactattattataattattataattggtTAGCTGATGATACATGATTTTACTTGCCCATGACTCTGAATATGTTTACGTGtgtatgtttcttttcttttctattctattctatactcttatatttttgtttcttttttcttttttccttttttttttttctattatttttgttttgttatttagCCCATAATCGATGTGTCATGTGAAACGATACGTAAAATGCAACGAAAGAgacttttccattttttttttcttttttctttctttttctttttttatttctttttcttttttgtatgtatgtatgcgtatatatgtatgtatgtatgtatatcttaaTCATTTAAGGGGTATAAgcgaaaaaaatgtttcgtttattagatatttttatttgcagtTTCATCGATTGAATTtccgtgaaaataaaatgaatttgtcaacattgaaaattatacatacgtatatatatatatatatatatatatatatatatatatatatatatgtatgttatgtatatatatgactatgtgtgaaagtttttatattatcaatatacaatgaaatatttgaaacacatattatcatttgtatatCGTGGCCCGATACCGTCAGTAACAcatctttaaatataaaaatgcgaATAAAACTGTTAAtactgtatttttcttttctttttttcttctttataaaacatttcatttatttccttaGCTTTGATTTttagatagtaataatagtaatagtataaaaagtaaaatcacGGATAACCTGTAGAAATTTccgcatatgtatatatatatatatatatatatatatatatatatatatatatatatatcgatctaaTGGCTGCTTAAATACACAAttagaaagaattaatataaagttTGTACAATTAGCAAatacttttcaattaatatatttatacggtACGAATGAAAGGCAATGAACAGCCTTATTTAAAGAtcataatatgattaatattatatagtattatattatttacattataatattttatattatacatctcTCCTATGAATAATCtgaataatatgtataaaaaataaaaatattacggtTACAGACTGATTCAAAAGTTCTTAGATTATTCGAAAAATCAATTAGTCTTTATTGagaatttttaagataatttttatttcttcgaataataaaacaacaatcctaattataattatgaaaactttagaagaaaaaaagtaattgatatttaaatttatctaagAACTCTTAATCCGACTTAGAAACTTTCAGTACCCTTTGTACATTCTATGCTAAAactatattgtttttttacaaatgtctccgaaacgattataataccAGATTCATATGCAGAATTTCTAAACTTTACCAATATATgtgcataatatataaatatataaatataaatatataaatatatatatatatatatatatatatatatttatatttatatattatttaatttttactttataacaTTCTTCCACAGCAAACCACGCTCGATTTTCTTCCACTTTACATTTCCAATAATctgcaaatatataaaatacgtaataacaaattaagaaaaaaaaaaaaaaaaaaaacgaaaacataTTTCAGtatataaagacaaaaaaaagtagtTCAATGAGcaataacattttaattagatgtaattatagatttttaattatattaatttttaatacgtatTTCTTCCAAATTAATCTCTCAATTCAgtatcttgttttcttttttttctttttttctataattagatttaattattttaattattcatttgaatttattttaattatcgtcattcaaatataataatatataatgaagaaaaaggtaGTGAAAGTTGggaaatttgattaaaaaaagaaacaaaaaaattttaccttttaaaattttgaaatttaccTTTTAAATCGTTTATAGATCCGTCGGTACCACCATACTCAACCGGCAATATATCACGTTGAACTATATcgagaaaagttttctttccgTACGTATGCACGTGCACTCTTCGTTTCAATTTATCGACCATAAAACTTTTGAAGACATTTAAAACGACATTTACATAAATCGGTGAATTTATAAACTCTAACGCCTGTATTCTTAAAGGATAACAACCTTGCCAAGCGTGTACCAACTTTTTAATGACGCTCGGTGAAAATTGAAGCGCGTGACCGAAA from Vespa velutina chromosome 3, iVesVel2.1, whole genome shotgun sequence includes:
- the LOC124947893 gene encoding retinol-binding protein pinta-like isoform X2, whose protein sequence is MTESKVYVCQLSQKEKDYAAANLNETDDNRSQKIEEIREWILKNDDLHACTDDFFILRFLRACKFNIETTKYKFWNYHEQRANTPECVFLPMRKLDNKGRMVVLIRIAAHDPNKHKQADMLKASLMTLDIAIRENESASLHGIIAILDLAGISFGHALQFSPSVIKKLVHAWQGCYPLRIQALEFINSPIYVNVVLNVFKSFMVDKLKRRVHVHTYGKKTFLDIVQRDILPVEYGGTDGSINDLKDYWKCKVEENRAWFAVEECYIYIFIYYAHILVKFRNSAYESGIIIVSETFVKKQYSFSIECTKGTESF